Proteins encoded by one window of Kribbella italica:
- a CDS encoding alpha-N-arabinofuranosidase: MTTASLVLDPAFTVAPVNRRTFGTFVEHMGRCVYTGIYEPGHATADEDGFRKDVLELTRELGVSLVRYPGGNFVSGYRWEDGVGPQADRPRRLELAWHSIETNQFGLDEFVRWCAKAGVEPMMAINLGTRGVQEALDLQEYTNHPAGTALSDLRAEHGAASPYGIKLWCLGNELDGPWQIGHKTGTEYGRLANETARALRMVEPDLELVACGSSSSGMPTFGTWEREVLQECYEVVDHISCHAYYGDDKDDPASFLASAVDMDRFIDSVVASADHVGAELKSSKRIDISFDEWNVWYGERSRRTDGDGDAWEVAPRRIEDEYNLTDAVVVGNLLISLLRHSDRVAVACLAQLANVIAPIMTEPDGPAWRQPTFHPFAITSRLAAGQVLQVNTTSPTVPTEKFGDVAAVDAVATYDDGKLAVFLVNRSLDQTIEVTVDVSRTGVTTVEEALTLADDDRLAVNTAAQPDRVVPQANDNVRLNDGKLTISLPPISWTALALN; the protein is encoded by the coding sequence ATGACCACCGCTTCACTGGTCCTCGATCCCGCTTTCACCGTGGCCCCGGTCAACCGCCGGACGTTCGGCACGTTCGTCGAGCACATGGGCCGCTGCGTCTACACCGGCATCTACGAGCCCGGCCACGCGACCGCCGACGAGGACGGCTTCCGCAAGGACGTCCTGGAGCTCACCCGCGAGCTCGGCGTCTCCCTGGTCCGCTACCCGGGCGGCAACTTCGTCTCCGGCTACCGCTGGGAGGACGGCGTCGGGCCGCAGGCCGACCGGCCGCGCCGGCTGGAGCTGGCCTGGCACAGCATCGAGACCAACCAGTTCGGCCTGGACGAGTTCGTCCGCTGGTGCGCGAAGGCCGGGGTCGAGCCGATGATGGCGATCAACCTGGGCACGCGGGGCGTCCAGGAAGCGCTCGACCTGCAGGAGTACACCAACCACCCGGCCGGTACCGCGCTGTCGGACCTGCGCGCCGAGCACGGCGCGGCATCGCCGTACGGGATCAAGCTGTGGTGCCTGGGCAACGAGCTCGACGGGCCGTGGCAGATCGGGCACAAGACCGGCACGGAGTACGGAAGGCTCGCGAACGAGACCGCCCGGGCGCTGCGGATGGTCGAGCCCGATCTCGAGCTGGTGGCCTGCGGTTCGTCCAGCTCCGGGATGCCGACCTTCGGAACCTGGGAGCGGGAGGTCCTGCAGGAGTGCTACGAGGTGGTCGACCACATCTCGTGCCACGCGTACTACGGCGACGACAAGGACGACCCGGCGTCGTTCCTGGCCTCCGCCGTCGACATGGACCGCTTCATCGACTCGGTGGTTGCGAGCGCCGACCACGTCGGGGCCGAGCTGAAGAGCAGCAAGCGGATCGACATCTCCTTCGACGAGTGGAACGTCTGGTACGGCGAGCGGTCCCGGCGCACCGACGGCGACGGCGACGCGTGGGAGGTGGCACCGCGGCGGATCGAGGACGAGTACAACCTCACCGATGCCGTTGTCGTCGGCAACCTGCTGATCTCACTGCTGCGGCACAGCGACCGGGTCGCGGTCGCTTGCCTGGCGCAACTGGCGAACGTGATCGCCCCGATCATGACCGAGCCCGACGGCCCGGCCTGGCGCCAGCCGACCTTCCACCCGTTCGCGATCACCTCCCGGCTGGCCGCCGGTCAGGTGCTGCAGGTCAACACCACCTCGCCGACCGTGCCGACGGAGAAGTTCGGTGACGTGGCGGCGGTCGACGCGGTCGCGACGTACGACGACGGCAAGCTCGCGGTCTTCCTGGTCAACCGCTCACTCGACCAGACGATCGAGGTCACGGTCGACGTCAGCCGGACCGGTGTGACGACGGTCGAGGAGGCCCTGACGCTCGCCGACGACGACCGCCTGGCCGTCAACACCGCGGCTCAGCCGGACCGGGTGGTTCCGCAGGCCAACGACAACGTCCGACTGAACGACGGCAAGCTGACGATCAGCCTACCGCCGATCTCCTGGACAGCCCTCGCCCTGAACTAA
- a CDS encoding arabinan endo-1,5-alpha-L-arabinosidase has translation MRRLCALLCALTLAVPGAVPAAARTEAGASVVSSGSDVPVLSGDLRTHDPALIRDGSQWYVFSTGDPAVAGGSVQLRRSSDGRHWTSAGTVFGAIPDWIRAEVPGVENLWAPEVIEHDGTFYLYYSASAFGSNRSLIALATNTTLDPGDPGYRWVDRGVVHRSAPSDDYNAIDPGVVVDGNGVPWMAFGSFWSGIRMIRLQWPSGLGVPGQGAPLRLADRRTPPNAVEAPYVVRRGGWYYLFVSFDLCCRGAESTYKIAVGRSRSVTGPYADQLGKPMLEGGGTILLSGSGTMAGPGGQSVNGDWLAHHYYDTQADGDFRLGLRSIRWDSDGWPHVT, from the coding sequence ATGAGACGACTGTGCGCCCTGCTGTGCGCTCTCACGCTGGCTGTCCCGGGAGCCGTTCCGGCGGCCGCCCGGACCGAGGCCGGCGCGTCCGTCGTTTCGAGCGGGTCCGACGTGCCGGTGCTGTCCGGCGACCTGCGGACCCATGATCCGGCGCTGATCAGGGACGGGTCGCAGTGGTACGTCTTCTCGACCGGGGATCCCGCCGTCGCCGGTGGCAGCGTCCAGCTCCGCCGGTCGTCCGACGGCCGGCACTGGACGAGCGCCGGGACGGTGTTCGGCGCGATCCCGGACTGGATCCGCGCGGAGGTCCCGGGCGTGGAGAACCTGTGGGCCCCCGAGGTGATCGAGCACGACGGCACCTTCTACCTCTACTACTCGGCGTCCGCCTTCGGCTCCAACCGCTCGCTGATCGCCCTGGCCACCAACACCACGCTCGACCCTGGCGATCCGGGGTACCGGTGGGTCGACCGCGGAGTCGTCCATCGCTCGGCGCCGTCCGACGACTACAACGCCATCGATCCCGGCGTGGTGGTCGACGGCAACGGAGTGCCCTGGATGGCGTTCGGTTCGTTCTGGAGCGGCATCCGGATGATCCGCCTGCAGTGGCCGTCCGGACTCGGCGTTCCCGGTCAGGGCGCACCCCTGCGGCTCGCCGACCGCCGAACGCCGCCGAACGCGGTCGAGGCGCCGTACGTCGTACGACGAGGCGGCTGGTACTACCTGTTCGTCTCGTTCGACCTGTGTTGCCGCGGCGCGGAGAGCACGTACAAGATCGCGGTCGGCCGCTCCCGCAGCGTCACCGGCCCGTATGCCGACCAGCTCGGAAAGCCGATGCTGGAAGGTGGCGGGACGATCCTGCTGTCCGGCTCCGGCACCATGGCCGGTCCGGGCGGTCAGTCGGTCAACGGCGACTGGCTGGCCCACCACTACTACGACACCCAGGCCGATGGTGACTTCCGTCTCGGCCTGCGGTCGATCCGCTGGGATTCCGACGGCTGGCCACACGTCACCTGA
- a CDS encoding carbohydrate ABC transporter permease: protein MKRLSFPKVAIAVGAALLAVLWLVPLLWALDTSLKPEQETTRTPISWLPSAPTSAAYQSVLEQGSILRWFVNSTIVAVLVTALTLLVSVLAAYGFSRTTFPGRKVMFGVVIAGILVPPQVLIVPLFQEMSSLRLVDTYWGMVLPQVVAPVMVFVLKKFFDGVSRDYEDAARVDGATRWRIVWGVMVPMSRPILVAVGIFTFIGAWNNFLWPFIVTTDPSMMTIPVGLANVQGSYGLRYAQIMASAVLGGLPLLIVYALFQRHVIRGVGDAGVKG from the coding sequence ATGAAGCGCCTCAGCTTCCCGAAGGTCGCGATCGCGGTCGGCGCCGCGCTGCTCGCCGTCCTCTGGCTGGTTCCGTTGCTGTGGGCCCTCGACACGTCACTCAAACCCGAGCAGGAGACCACCCGTACGCCGATCAGCTGGTTGCCGTCGGCGCCTACTTCCGCGGCGTACCAGAGTGTGCTCGAGCAGGGCTCGATCCTGCGCTGGTTCGTGAACAGCACGATCGTCGCGGTGCTGGTGACCGCGCTGACGCTGCTGGTGTCCGTGCTGGCGGCGTACGGGTTCTCGCGAACCACGTTCCCCGGCCGGAAGGTGATGTTCGGCGTCGTGATCGCCGGGATCCTGGTGCCGCCGCAGGTGCTGATCGTGCCACTGTTCCAGGAGATGTCGAGCCTGCGGCTGGTCGACACCTACTGGGGCATGGTGCTGCCACAGGTGGTCGCGCCGGTGATGGTGTTCGTGCTGAAGAAGTTCTTCGACGGCGTCTCCCGCGACTACGAGGACGCCGCCCGGGTGGACGGCGCGACCCGCTGGCGGATCGTCTGGGGCGTGATGGTGCCGATGTCGCGGCCGATTCTCGTTGCCGTCGGCATCTTCACCTTCATCGGGGCCTGGAACAACTTCCTCTGGCCGTTCATCGTGACCACCGACCCGTCGATGATGACGATCCCGGTCGGACTCGCCAACGTGCAGGGCTCGTACGGCCTGCGCTACGCCCAGATCATGGCCTCGGCCGTGCTCGGCGGGCTGCCGCTGCTGATCGTCTACGCGCTCTTCCAGCGGCACGTCATTCGTGGTGTCGGCGATGCGGGGGTGAAGGGATGA
- a CDS encoding carbohydrate ABC transporter permease translates to MAVQTPARPRTKPSTHEPPRSGPPWTERWGGLFFVAPFGLFFLFFLLWPTLAGLWNSFFNTSLAGVKQEFLGLANWRELFGDPAVWDSLKNTLVFTAMSTPPLVLIALVMALLANRRGVFGWFLRFAYFAPFVLPATVITLIWVWIYQPGFGLVNGLLTAGGFAEIDWLNAENRAMLAVVITTVWWTVGFNFLLYLAALQGIPAQVYEAASIDGANGRQTLFRITLPLLGRTTGLIVVLQLVASLKIFDQIYLMTDGGPNYATRPIIQYIYESGFTSYRIGYASAVSYLFFAIIVIVSVAQFKLFGGRKEARR, encoded by the coding sequence ATGGCCGTGCAGACACCCGCCCGCCCCCGGACGAAGCCCTCAACCCACGAGCCGCCGAGGAGCGGTCCACCCTGGACCGAGCGCTGGGGCGGCCTGTTCTTCGTCGCGCCGTTCGGGCTGTTCTTCCTGTTCTTCCTGCTCTGGCCGACACTCGCCGGGCTCTGGAACAGCTTCTTCAACACCAGCCTGGCCGGAGTGAAGCAGGAGTTCCTCGGCCTGGCCAACTGGCGTGAGCTGTTCGGCGACCCGGCGGTCTGGGACTCGCTGAAGAACACGCTCGTCTTCACCGCGATGAGTACGCCGCCGCTCGTACTGATCGCCTTGGTGATGGCGCTGCTGGCCAACCGGCGCGGCGTCTTCGGCTGGTTCCTGCGGTTCGCGTACTTCGCGCCGTTCGTCCTGCCGGCCACGGTCATCACGCTGATCTGGGTGTGGATCTACCAGCCCGGCTTCGGCCTGGTGAACGGCCTGCTGACGGCCGGCGGGTTCGCCGAGATCGACTGGCTGAACGCGGAGAACCGGGCCATGCTCGCGGTGGTGATCACGACGGTCTGGTGGACCGTCGGGTTCAACTTCCTGCTCTATCTGGCCGCCCTGCAGGGCATCCCGGCGCAGGTCTACGAGGCGGCCTCGATCGACGGCGCGAACGGGCGGCAGACGCTGTTCCGGATCACGCTGCCGCTGCTCGGGCGCACCACCGGGCTGATCGTCGTGCTGCAGCTGGTGGCGTCGCTGAAGATCTTCGACCAGATCTACCTGATGACCGACGGCGGCCCGAACTACGCCACCCGGCCGATCATCCAGTACATCTACGAGAGCGGCTTCACCAGCTACCGGATCGGCTACGCCTCGGCGGTGTCGTACCTGTTCTTCGCGATCATCGTGATCGTGTCCGTGGCCCAGTTCAAGCTGTTCGGCGGCCGGAAGGAGGCGCGCCGATGA
- a CDS encoding extracellular solute-binding protein yields MSTPSPRVSRRHLLVGALGLAGATALAGCGSFGRDARVREWNLFGGGDGARLLQIHDKFVAEHNDIAFEAHTLAWGPPFYTKLAMSAAGGRAPEVATLHLSRLKGFSPSTMLDPIPVDLLAKAGITEQDFLPETWRKCHVDGRLYAVPLDQHPFVLYYNTDICEKAGLLGPDGRIKPVKGVDAFFEMLRAVKDVTGKFAASVETTNPWRIWWTLYGQLGGAFFDESGQEFVLDDNKALEALQLMAKLSADGLTPKSSDYPALVAQFTNGDAGLSFNGEWEVTTYQTAKLPFSMAPFPVVYDVPKFAGDAHTFVMPHQAARSDEDTAATVEYIAWMLKNSADWAAGGHIPAYQPVVESREYLELKPQAEYRSVAPDVLFDPDAWFSGSGAQLQNEAGAAFAGVFSGRTTPRQALDQFKAATRKLLDTPSPV; encoded by the coding sequence TTGTCGACACCATCACCGCGGGTCTCTCGGCGGCACCTGCTGGTCGGCGCGCTCGGACTCGCCGGGGCGACCGCTCTCGCCGGGTGCGGGTCCTTCGGGCGTGACGCCAGGGTTCGTGAGTGGAATCTGTTCGGCGGTGGCGACGGTGCGCGGCTGCTCCAGATCCACGACAAGTTCGTTGCCGAGCACAACGATATCGCGTTCGAGGCGCACACGCTGGCCTGGGGACCGCCGTTCTACACCAAGCTCGCGATGTCCGCCGCCGGTGGCCGCGCGCCCGAGGTTGCGACCCTTCATCTGTCCCGGCTGAAGGGTTTCAGCCCGAGCACGATGCTCGACCCGATCCCCGTCGACCTGCTCGCCAAGGCCGGGATCACCGAGCAGGACTTCCTCCCCGAGACCTGGCGTAAGTGCCACGTCGACGGCCGGCTGTACGCCGTACCGCTCGATCAGCACCCGTTCGTTCTCTACTACAACACCGACATCTGCGAGAAGGCCGGACTGCTCGGTCCCGACGGCCGGATCAAGCCGGTCAAGGGCGTCGACGCGTTCTTCGAGATGCTCAGAGCGGTCAAGGACGTCACCGGCAAGTTCGCCGCCTCGGTCGAGACGACGAACCCGTGGCGGATCTGGTGGACGCTCTACGGCCAGCTCGGCGGCGCGTTCTTCGACGAGTCCGGCCAGGAGTTCGTCCTGGACGACAACAAAGCGCTCGAAGCCCTGCAGCTGATGGCGAAACTCTCCGCTGACGGCCTGACGCCGAAGTCGTCCGACTACCCCGCCCTGGTCGCCCAGTTCACCAACGGTGACGCCGGGCTGAGCTTCAACGGCGAGTGGGAGGTGACGACGTACCAGACCGCGAAACTCCCGTTCAGCATGGCGCCGTTCCCGGTCGTGTACGACGTCCCGAAGTTCGCCGGCGACGCGCACACCTTCGTGATGCCGCACCAGGCGGCCCGAAGCGACGAGGACACCGCGGCGACGGTCGAGTACATCGCCTGGATGCTGAAGAACAGCGCCGACTGGGCCGCCGGCGGCCACATCCCGGCGTACCAGCCGGTCGTCGAGAGTCGTGAGTACCTGGAGCTGAAGCCGCAGGCCGAGTACCGCTCGGTCGCGCCGGACGTGCTGTTCGACCCGGACGCGTGGTTCAGCGGTTCGGGCGCGCAGCTGCAGAACGAAGCGGGGGCCGCCTTCGCGGGGGTGTTCTCGGGCCGGACGACGCCGCGGCAGGCGCTCGACCAGTTCAAGGCCGCCACCCGGAAGCTGCTCGACACCCCGTCCCCGGTCTGA